A genomic region of Amphiura filiformis chromosome 6, Afil_fr2py, whole genome shotgun sequence contains the following coding sequences:
- the LOC140154247 gene encoding uronyl 2-sulfotransferase-like — MYWRRRVKCSNLILLIILISASMFVILKGSLPHILITRIFADERNMKESRAMAEDVNSVTNGQIWASNYTKAKYGRPITGKDHLIVYNRVPKCGSRTLLALFEQLKNEKRLATVISTQGFHVPRDLGFAGGQRALKDRINQAIDQIKHLPSAIEGHFRFHSVDRLKNPIYINIIREPLDRMVSQYYYRRFGDGQTSDRFLKKELNRVIDSEYLNQTFNDCVLSDRTECSNPRITSFQTSFFCGIHPNCSIPSAWTLAEAKRKVDEDYTVVGVAEDYSGFLSVLEKLMPDLFDGIAAKYQMQSEGQNKTESTKSIKLSPPSPEVRKIMRERLDMEYKFYEFVKERFEQLKINVGVMS; from the exons ATGTATTGGAGACGTCGAGTGAAGTGTTCTAATCTAATACTTCTAATTATTCTGATATCAGCATCAATGTTTGTTATTTTGAAAGGCTCACTACCGCATATTTTAATAACGCGAATTTTTGCTGATGAACGTAATATGAAAG AAAGCAGAGCCATGGCGGAAGATGTTAACAGTGTGACAAATGGGCAAATATGGGCTTCAAACTATACCAAAGCAAAATATGGCAGACCAATTACAGGAAAG GACCACCTGATTGTTTACAACAGAGTACCTAAATGTGGAAGCAGGACATTGCTGGCTTTATTTGAACAACTCAAGAACGAAAAACGTTTGGCTACAGTAATCTCAACACAGGGATTTCACGTACCTCGTGACCTTGGCTTTGCTGGT GGTCAGAGGGCTTTAAAAGATCGTATTAATCAGGCGATAGACCAAATTAAACATCTTCCATCGGCTATTGAAGGCCACTTCAGATTCCATTCAGTCGACAG ATTAAAGAATCCTATCTATATAAACATCATACGTGAGCCACTGGATCGCATGGTATCTCAATACTACTATCGTCGATTTGGAGATGGACAAACTAGTGACAGGTTCTTGAAGAAAGAACTCAACAGAGTGATAGATTCGGAATATTTAAATCAG acaTTCAACGACTGTGTTCTATCAGACCGTACAGAATGTTCTAACCCCAGGATAACTTCCTTCCAAACTTCATTCTTTTGTGGCATTCATCCGAATTGCAG TATACCGTCAGCATGGACTTTAGCAGAAGCTAAGAGGAAAGTGGACGAAGATTATACGGTGGTTGGTGTTGCTGAAGATTATAGCGGATTTCTTTCAGTCCTGGAGAAATTAATGCCTGATTTATTTGATGGAATTGCAGCAAAATATCAAATGCAAAGTGAAG gtcaaaataaaACGGAATCaacaaaatcaattaaattatCTCCACCTTCTCCAGAAGTTCGAAAGATAATGCGAGAAAGACTGGACATGGAGTATAAGTTTTACGAGTTTGTAAAGGAAAGATTTGAACAACTCAAAATAAATGTAGGTGTAATGAGCTAG